Part of the Halopseudomonas maritima genome, ACCAGGGTTATAGGACACCACCAACATGAAGCCGGGAGCGGCCTGCAATAGCTCACCGGTGGCATCAAGCGGTAGCAGACGCCGATCATCGGCCAGCGGGTGCACAACGACGGTAATATCCTTGCGCGCCTCAATGATCTCATCGAGGTAGCAGATGGCGCCCTCGCGCACGGCGCGGGTCAGCGGTCCATCTTGCCAGTAGGTGCCCTGGGCACCGATCAGGTGGCGACCGACCAGGTCGGCGCTGGTCAGGTCGTCGTGGCAGGCCACGGTGTAGAGCTTGCGGCCCAGGCGCTCGGCCATGTGCTGCACAAACCGGGTCTTGCCGCAGCCGGTCGGGCCTTTGATCAATAGCGGCAAACCAAACTGATCCGCGCGCTCAAACAGCTCGACTTCGTTGCCAGCGGCCTGATAGAAAACCACATCGTCCGGCGCAGAACGCAAGTGGGTTGTAACTGAGGGCATGACGCGCTCCTTTTGGCCTAGTAGACCAAAACAGAGCAGCCATCATGCCAACAAATAAGCCATTGAAAAACAAAGACTATTTTGCATTAATGGTACTTATCACCAAGCCCAGACAGGGTATTTAAAACCCTATAAAGGTTAAAAGAACCTAGCGCGGCATCATCCGCACCCCGTCCAGTTCGCTCAGCGGTTGCGGGTGACCAAGGTGAAAGCCCTGCGCGTAGTCCACACCCAGCTCACGCAGCTGCTGCAGAATGCTGTCGCTCTCGACAAACTCCGCCACGGTCTGCAGACCCATTTCGTGGCCAATGGTATTGATCGAGGCGACCATTGCGCGGGCGATCGGATCGCTGGCAATGTCCTTGACGAAGACGCCATCAATCTTCAGGTAATCCACCGGCAGTGACTTGAGGTAGGCAAAGGACGACAACCCCGAGCCAAAATCATCCAGGGCAAACTGGCAGCCGATGTCCTTGAGCCGGCGCATAAATTCGATTGCCTTGCCCAGATTGGCGATGGCGCTGGTTTCGGTAATCTCAAAGCAGATATGGCCAGGCGGCACCCGATGGCGCTCCAGCGTGTCCAGCACAAAGGCCAGAAAACTCTCTTCCCCCATGGAGGCCGCCGACAGGTTGATCGAGTAATTGCCCAGCGGCCCGCTGCGGCGGCGGTTGTAGTCGCCCAGCCAGGCGAGGAAGTTGCCGACCACCCAGCGGTCAATGGCGGATGCCAGGTCATAGCGCTCGGCCGCCGGCATAAAGGCACCAGGCGGAATCACCCGCTCATCCTCACCCAGCATGCGTACCAGCACCTCAAACCCGGGCTGGCGGTCCAGCTCGCTGATCGGGTAGATCGGCTGTACATACAGCCGCAACAGGTCGGCATCCAGCGCCTGACGCAAGCGGTTGACCCATTGCATTTCGCCGCGCCGCTCCTGCATCTGTGCATCATCGACCTGGTACAGATGAATGCGGTTGCGGCCGGCGTCCTTGGCCGCGTAACAGGCACTGTCAGCTGCGCTGAGCAGCACATCGAGACTGGCCAACTGCTCCTCGATCTGCACCAGGCCGATGCTCACGCCGACAGCAAAAGTCTTGCCCTGCCAACTGAAACGAAACTCCTCCACCAGCGCGCGCAAGCCCTCGACAACCGACAGGGCCTCGTCCAGCGTACAGCCACACAACAGCAGGCCAAACTCGTCGCCACCCAGGCGGGCCAGCACGTCCGAGCTGCGAATATGGCCCTGGAACAGCTTGGCCAACTGGCGCAGCAACTCGTCACCGGCTGCGTGTCCACAGGTATCGTTGACGACCTTGAACTGGTCCAGATCCATGTAGCAGAGCACCTGATCGCCACCGCTGGCCAGCTGACGCTGCAGAGCCAACCTCACCCGGCGTTCAAACTCCTTGCGATTGGCCAGGCCGGTCAGGGTATCGTGCGCGGCCTGGTGCGACAGCTCACGGGCCAGCCGCCGGTTGGCACTGACGTCGCGGAACGTCAGCACCGCACCGATAATGTGTCCGTCGGCATCACGAATCGGCGCTACCGCATCCTGTACCGTCACCTCGCTGCCGTCACGCCGTCGCAATTGCGACATGCTGCCGGGCTGCCGGCTGAGCGCCTGACGATAGCGCCGCAGCAAGGCACTGACCGGGTTGAGCAGGCTGTCGCCGGTGACCTCGTCGAACAGGCAGTAGATCTCATCCAGCGGGCGGTCGTGGGCTTCGCTCTCACACCAACCGGTCAACTGCTCGGCGACCGGGTTGAGGTAGCGCACACGGGCATCCGGCCCGGTGGTGATCACCCCGTCACCAATGGATGCCAGGGTCACCTGCGCCAGCATCTTCTCCTGAAACAATTGCTGCTCAATGCGCCGACGCTCGGTGATATCACGGATCAGACAGGTGTAGTGGTCATCCGCCAGCGCGCCCTGACTGACCGTCAGCTCGGCTACAAACTGATCGTGCTCGCTACGGCTGAACAGCACCTCCTGCTTGGTCTCGCTGCCGGTCTCGGGCAACGGCAGCCCGGTCCAATTGCGTTCGGCTACCAAGCGCGCCATGGGCTGTCCGATCAACAACCCGGCGGGCAGGCCGAACAGGCGCTCGGCGCCGGGGTTACAGGTAGCCAGTACGCCCTCGCGGTTGCAGGTCACCACGCCATCGCGAATGTCGCGGATGATGCTCTGGGTGACGCCCACCGCGCGCCGCAGGGCGTGAATCACCTGGTTGTACTGGGCGGCGATCTGGCCGACCTCGGTAAAAGGTTCGACCGGCACATCGCGCTCAAAGCGCCCCTCACGCTGGTGCGCCGCCATCGCTTCCAGTAGTTCGATCAGCTCGGTGCGTGCACCGTGCTCTGAGACATTCAGACCCGCCAGCTCATCCTCCGGCGTGACGCGCATCGGCCAGAAGCGGTTGATCACCCGCAGCAGCAACCAGGTCAGGCCAAAGGCCCAGACCCCAGCCACCAGCAAGCCTTCGAGCTGCACCACCAACTGCTGCAAACGACTCAGGCCCGTGCCCAGACGCAGCGGGTCAGCAAACAGCGCCACCGCCAACGTGCCCCAGACACCGCTGGCCAGGTGCACCGGTACCGCACCAACGGCGTCGTCTACCCGCAGGCGCGTTAGCAGCCGATCGGCCAGATACATCACCACCGCACCAATCAGGCCGATGAAGAACGCGGCGTGCGCATCCACCGCGTGGGCGCCGGCGGTTACCGCCACCATGCCGGCAATTAGGCCGTTCAGCGGATACACCGGATCAATCAGTCGCCAGCGCCACCAGGACATCAACATGCCACCCAAGGTACCGGCGATGGCTGCCAGCACGGTGTTGGCAATAATACCGGGCACCCGGCCATCAAAGCTCAGGGTACTGCCGCCGTTAAAGCCAAACCAGCCGAACATCAGCATCAATGCGCCAAGCATCGCCAGCGGCAGGTTGGAGCCTGGCAGGCTACGACCGTCACGGTCCTGCTCATAGCGGCCCTGGCGCGGCCCCAACAGCAGAATCACCGCCAGCGCCACCCAGCCGCCAACGCTGTGCACCACGGTCGAGCCGGCAAAGTCGACAAAGCCACGCGCCGCCAGCCAGCCGCTACCCTCGGCAAATACCCCGCCCCAGGCCCAGTGCCCAAACAGCGGATAAATTAAGCCGGCGATCAACAGGGTAACCAGCAGGTAGGCGCTGAAGCGCATGCGCTCGGCGGCTGCGCCAGACACGATGGTGGCGGCGGTAGTGCAGAACATCGCTTGAAACAGGAAGAAGGCCGCAGGCCAGGTGGCCGTGAACGAAGGCATCGCAAAGCCCTCGCCAAACCAGCCACTGGCGCTGGCACCAAACATCAGACCGAAACCGAACAACCAGTAGCAGAAGACCGCGACGCTGAGATCGGCCATATTCTTGACCGCCACGTTGATCGCATTCTTGCTGCGCGTGAGGCCCGACTCCAAACAGAGAAAGCCGATCTGCATGTTGAACACCAGACCGGCACACAGAACCAGCCACAGAACATCAATCATCGAGATGGGCATGGGTGCACCTGTTCTAATTGGAAACTGGCACTTTGATAGCGCAGCCAAATCGGTCGTGCACCGCACTGGTGCGCGGATTCAGAAGGGAGAGGCTATCCGGCTCAGGATAGTGCAGAGCAATGCAGGTTCTGTACCAAAATTCGTCGATTTGGCCAGAAACGTGTCGCCAGAAAGGCGTGAACGCATGCGCCAGGACGGCGCAGGAAAGGCGTGTAGACGCGCAACGCCCGGCGGAAGCGTCAGCCTCCGCCGGGGCCGGTGTCATCAGTCAGCGATGTGCACCAGTTGCTTGCCGAAGTTCTTGCCGTTCAGCATGCCTTTGAACGCCTCAACGGCGTTGTCCAGGCCTTCGGCCACGGTTTCGCTGTATTTCAGCTTGCCGGAGGCTACCTGCCCAGCCAGCAGCGCGGTGGTTTCCTGATGCTTGTCCTGCCACTCGGTGACCAGGAAGAAGCGATGCTCAGGCTTGGGATCCAGCGCACCAAAGATATGGAACGGGGTTTCAACCTTGCTCTGATCTTCCGCGTTGTAGGCCGATACGTAACCACAGATCGGCACGCGGGCACCCGGGTTGATCAGCTTGGCAACGGCCTTGGCAACAGCGCCACCCACGTTTTCGAAGTACACGTCGATACCGTTCGGGCAGGCGGCCGCCAGATCAGCGTCCAGGTTGCCCGCCTTGTAATCGATGCAGGCGTCAAAACCCAGCTCCTCGACCACGTAACGGCACTTCTCCGGGCCACCGGCGATGCCGACCACGCGGCAGCCTTCCTGCTTGGCAGTCTGGCCCACCACAGTACCAACCGGGCCGGAAGCGGCAGCGACCACAACGGTTTCGCCCGACTTGGGCTTGCCGACATACATCAGGCCGCAGTAACCGGTGCGGCCCGGCATGCCGGCCACGCCCAGGTATGTCTGCAGCGGCACGCCCTGATCCTTGATCTTGTAGACCATCTCGGCGTTACCCGGAATGATGCAGTACTCTTGCCAGCCGGAGTACACGGTGACCACATCACCGACCTGATAGTTGTCTGACTTGGACTCGACCACACGGCCAACGCTCTCACCGACAATCGGCGCACCGATTTCAATCGGGTCCATATAGCCCTTGCTGTCGTTCATGCGCGGGCGCATGTAAGGGTCCAGCGACAGCCACAGGGTCTTGATCAGGACTTCGCCGTCCTTCAGAGCACGAACCGGCTCTTCCTTCAAAACCAGATCGCCGTCCTGGATTTCACCCTGCGGGCGCTTGTTCAGCACAATCTTGCGGTTGGTATGGGCAGACATGAATGCCTCCTCGCTAACGATGAATGAGCGACCAGCCACTGGCCGCGAACTCCCGGATCATAAACCAGTGACGGGGCCTGTCAGCCTTTGGCCCCCTACTATTCATGCACTTGATTGAACGCCAATCCGCAGGCCGAAACGCTCTCAGCCAAGCTCGCTGAACTGCAGCGCACCACCTTCACTGATCACCCGGTTACGACCGTAGGCCTTGCCACGGTAAAGGCGCTGGTCGGCCCGGCG contains:
- a CDS encoding CbbQ/NirQ/NorQ/GpvN family protein is translated as MPSVTTHLRSAPDDVVFYQAAGNEVELFERADQFGLPLLIKGPTGCGKTRFVQHMAERLGRKLYTVACHDDLTSADLVGRHLIGAQGTYWQDGPLTRAVREGAICYLDEIIEARKDITVVVHPLADDRRLLPLDATGELLQAAPGFMLVVSYNPGYRNLLKGLKPSTRQRFVALSFDYPHAELETRIVCRESGLAQPQAEQLVRLAQALRQLGEHDLEEAPSTRLLIHAARLMQAGLAPLDACRVGICEALTDDAVALQALHDIAALHLAITP
- the amt gene encoding ammonium transporter, with protein sequence MPISMIDVLWLVLCAGLVFNMQIGFLCLESGLTRSKNAINVAVKNMADLSVAVFCYWLFGFGLMFGASASGWFGEGFAMPSFTATWPAAFFLFQAMFCTTAATIVSGAAAERMRFSAYLLVTLLIAGLIYPLFGHWAWGGVFAEGSGWLAARGFVDFAGSTVVHSVGGWVALAVILLLGPRQGRYEQDRDGRSLPGSNLPLAMLGALMLMFGWFGFNGGSTLSFDGRVPGIIANTVLAAIAGTLGGMLMSWWRWRLIDPVYPLNGLIAGMVAVTAGAHAVDAHAAFFIGLIGAVVMYLADRLLTRLRVDDAVGAVPVHLASGVWGTLAVALFADPLRLGTGLSRLQQLVVQLEGLLVAGVWAFGLTWLLLRVINRFWPMRVTPEDELAGLNVSEHGARTELIELLEAMAAHQREGRFERDVPVEPFTEVGQIAAQYNQVIHALRRAVGVTQSIIRDIRDGVVTCNREGVLATCNPGAERLFGLPAGLLIGQPMARLVAERNWTGLPLPETGSETKQEVLFSRSEHDQFVAELTVSQGALADDHYTCLIRDITERRRIEQQLFQEKMLAQVTLASIGDGVITTGPDARVRYLNPVAEQLTGWCESEAHDRPLDEIYCLFDEVTGDSLLNPVSALLRRYRQALSRQPGSMSQLRRRDGSEVTVQDAVAPIRDADGHIIGAVLTFRDVSANRRLARELSHQAAHDTLTGLANRKEFERRVRLALQRQLASGGDQVLCYMDLDQFKVVNDTCGHAAGDELLRQLAKLFQGHIRSSDVLARLGGDEFGLLLCGCTLDEALSVVEGLRALVEEFRFSWQGKTFAVGVSIGLVQIEEQLASLDVLLSAADSACYAAKDAGRNRIHLYQVDDAQMQERRGEMQWVNRLRQALDADLLRLYVQPIYPISELDRQPGFEVLVRMLGEDERVIPPGAFMPAAERYDLASAIDRWVVGNFLAWLGDYNRRRSGPLGNYSINLSAASMGEESFLAFVLDTLERHRVPPGHICFEITETSAIANLGKAIEFMRRLKDIGCQFALDDFGSGLSSFAYLKSLPVDYLKIDGVFVKDIASDPIARAMVASINTIGHEMGLQTVAEFVESDSILQQLRELGVDYAQGFHLGHPQPLSELDGVRMMPR
- a CDS encoding NADP-dependent oxidoreductase; its protein translation is MSAHTNRKIVLNKRPQGEIQDGDLVLKEEPVRALKDGEVLIKTLWLSLDPYMRPRMNDSKGYMDPIEIGAPIVGESVGRVVESKSDNYQVGDVVTVYSGWQEYCIIPGNAEMVYKIKDQGVPLQTYLGVAGMPGRTGYCGLMYVGKPKSGETVVVAAASGPVGTVVGQTAKQEGCRVVGIAGGPEKCRYVVEELGFDACIDYKAGNLDADLAAACPNGIDVYFENVGGAVAKAVAKLINPGARVPICGYVSAYNAEDQSKVETPFHIFGALDPKPEHRFFLVTEWQDKHQETTALLAGQVASGKLKYSETVAEGLDNAVEAFKGMLNGKNFGKQLVHIAD